The Piliocolobus tephrosceles isolate RC106 unplaced genomic scaffold, ASM277652v3 unscaffolded_17836, whole genome shotgun sequence genome contains a region encoding:
- the LOC113220966 gene encoding inactive dipeptidyl peptidase 10-like has translation MDNVIVARFDGRGSGFLGLKILQEIHRRLGSVEVKDQITAVKFLLKLPYIDSKRLSIFGKTSAVYHAFAVFYACCQQYSTD, from the exons ATGGATAACGTCATTGTAGCAAGATTTGATGGCAGAGGAAGTGGATTCCTGGGTCTGAAAATTTTGCAGGAGATTCATCGAAGATTAGGTTCAGTAGAAGTAAAGGACCAAATAACAGCTGTGAA ATTTTTGCTGAAACTGCCTTATATTGACTCCAAAAGATTAAGCATTTTTGGAAAG ACATCTGCAGTGTATCATGCCTTTGCAGTATTCTACGCTTGTTGTCAACAATATTCAAcagataa